The Stieleria sp. JC731 genome has a segment encoding these proteins:
- the rpoC gene encoding DNA-directed RNA polymerase subunit beta' — MSIGETSNYDRINDYASVRISLARPQDIKSWSFGEVKKPETINYRTYRPEKDGLFCERIFGPEKDWECACGKYRGMKYKGMICDRCGVKVTHSRVRRKRMGHIDLAAPVVHIWFFKAMPSRLGNLLNMKTSSLEKVIYFQDYVVIDPGQTDLEHQQLLTEEEFRAARAQYGVGSFEADMGAEAVRKLLNQLDLVQLSEQLRVELDETGSKQKKKDLTNRLKIVESIRDSDNRPEWMVLDVIPVIPPDLRPLVLLDSGNFATSDLNDLYRRIINRNNRLRKLVDLNAPEVIIRNEKRMLQQSVDALFDNNRCKRPVLGSSNRPLKSLTDMIKGKQGRFRENLLGKRVDYSARSVIVVGPRLKLHQCGLPKKIALELYQPFIIRRLKELGHADTIKSAKKMLERKDEEVWDILEQVITNHPVLLNRAPTLHRMGIQAFEPTLVEGNAINLHPLVCKGFNADFDGDQMAVHLPLSIEAQVEAHTLMMSTNNVFAPSNGKPIMSPSQDIVMGCYYMTCDLPGRKGEGMTFSGYDEVEFAYAQGTVDLHARIKMRLPRHQRLKTENGDGKYGEVIETTPGRVRFNEMLPDGMDFYNRAMRSGDLASVISDCYQRLGRRQTIHLLDDMMQMGFRESTRSGLSFGTDDLVTPDSKTGFIKDAEKEVMRLKKDYDRGLMGNDERYQMVLDEWTKARELITTDMMAAMESDTRKGDWYINPVFLMSHSGARGGIAQIRQLAGMRGLMAKPTGEIIETPIKANFREGLSVLEYFSSTHGARKGLADTALKTADSGYLTRKLADVAQNVVITMDDCNTTQGITKGVVYRGEKVEVRLADSINGRVSRKSIVNPVTDEVIVSENEMITPEIARKIEQMGLEKLQVRSPMTCDAPLGVCRRCYGMDMSTGAMVEEGMAVGIIAAQSIGEPGTQLTMRTFHIGGSVSKEMQQSDIKSKKSGEVRLTRIRAVENKDGRLVVLTRNGEIALVDDRGREFESYPIPTGSILLVSDGQKVNPGETLCEWNPYSVPILSEVSGKVRFEDIVEGETVRSEREASGKNRLVVVDHKGDLHPQIVVEDNTGKALNVQFLPERATISVTDGQEIVPGTVLAEIPRDSGGVSDITGGLPRVTEIFEARKPKDPAIIAEIDGEVEILPEKKRGKTTLLVRSESGIEREHMIPTGKHFLVHTGDIVRAGQSLVDGPLVPHDILRVSGEEAVQQYLLHEIQQVYQAQKVEINDKHCEIIIARMLRKVKVESPGDTNLLPGLVIDRFQFRHANQELTKCMKVADAGDSDYTEGVIIPKELFEETNAKIEAQGGSPMKGKRPKKATASTQLLGITKAAVQSNSFISAASFQETTKVLTEAALAGKVDKLVGLKENVILGHLIPAGTGFRVFQESEVNYRPDVIPEDFGAGATNLVEDFPLLNDGDAALGASPMDSPSQMDQDATRLMGGANPTLADTGEQPPTIGGSDFPPIGE, encoded by the coding sequence ATGTCGATTGGCGAAACCAGCAACTACGATCGCATCAACGACTACGCTTCGGTACGGATTTCGTTGGCGCGGCCGCAGGACATCAAGAGTTGGTCGTTCGGCGAAGTCAAGAAGCCCGAAACCATTAACTACCGGACCTACCGTCCTGAAAAAGACGGTCTGTTCTGTGAACGTATCTTTGGCCCAGAAAAAGACTGGGAATGTGCCTGCGGTAAATATCGCGGCATGAAATACAAAGGCATGATCTGTGACCGCTGTGGTGTGAAAGTCACTCACAGCCGCGTTCGTCGTAAACGCATGGGGCACATCGATCTGGCCGCACCGGTCGTTCACATCTGGTTCTTCAAGGCCATGCCATCACGGCTTGGTAACCTGCTGAACATGAAGACCAGTTCGCTAGAAAAGGTCATCTACTTCCAAGACTACGTCGTGATCGATCCAGGTCAGACGGATCTGGAACACCAGCAACTGCTGACCGAAGAAGAATTCCGCGCCGCACGTGCGCAGTACGGTGTTGGCTCCTTTGAAGCCGACATGGGTGCTGAAGCCGTTCGCAAGCTGCTCAACCAATTGGACCTGGTCCAGTTGTCTGAACAGTTGCGTGTCGAACTGGATGAAACCGGTAGCAAGCAGAAAAAGAAAGACCTGACGAACCGTCTGAAAATCGTCGAGTCGATCCGTGACAGCGACAATCGTCCCGAGTGGATGGTTCTTGACGTCATCCCTGTCATTCCTCCCGACTTGCGTCCTCTGGTTCTGCTCGACAGCGGAAACTTCGCGACCAGCGATCTGAATGACCTTTATCGCCGGATCATCAACCGGAACAACCGACTGCGTAAGCTAGTCGACTTGAACGCTCCCGAAGTCATCATCCGAAACGAAAAGCGGATGTTGCAACAGTCGGTCGACGCTCTGTTTGACAACAACCGTTGTAAACGTCCTGTCCTTGGATCCTCCAACCGTCCGCTGAAATCGCTGACGGACATGATCAAAGGTAAGCAGGGTCGATTCCGTGAAAACCTACTCGGTAAACGCGTCGATTACTCGGCACGTTCGGTCATCGTTGTCGGTCCACGTTTGAAGCTGCACCAATGTGGTCTGCCAAAGAAGATCGCTTTGGAACTGTATCAGCCCTTCATCATTCGTCGGCTCAAAGAGCTCGGCCACGCTGACACGATCAAGTCGGCCAAGAAGATGCTGGAGCGAAAGGACGAGGAAGTCTGGGATATCCTGGAACAGGTTATCACCAATCACCCAGTTCTGTTGAACCGTGCTCCGACGTTGCACCGGATGGGGATTCAAGCTTTCGAACCGACCTTGGTCGAAGGCAACGCGATCAACCTGCACCCGCTGGTTTGTAAAGGTTTCAACGCTGACTTCGACGGCGACCAGATGGCGGTTCACTTGCCGCTTTCGATCGAAGCTCAGGTCGAAGCTCACACGTTGATGATGAGTACCAACAACGTCTTCGCGCCGTCCAATGGTAAGCCGATTATGAGTCCTTCGCAGGACATCGTGATGGGTTGCTACTATATGACGTGCGATTTACCTGGCCGAAAGGGTGAAGGCATGACCTTCAGTGGATACGACGAAGTCGAGTTCGCGTATGCACAAGGCACCGTCGATTTGCACGCACGCATCAAGATGCGTTTGCCACGTCACCAGCGTCTCAAGACGGAAAACGGCGACGGCAAATACGGCGAAGTCATCGAAACAACGCCCGGTCGCGTTCGCTTCAACGAAATGCTTCCCGACGGGATGGATTTCTACAACCGAGCGATGCGAAGTGGTGACTTGGCAAGTGTGATTAGTGACTGCTACCAGCGATTGGGACGCCGTCAAACGATTCACTTGCTTGACGACATGATGCAGATGGGCTTCCGCGAATCGACTCGCAGTGGTCTGTCGTTCGGTACCGATGACTTGGTGACGCCGGACTCGAAAACCGGCTTCATCAAGGATGCCGAAAAAGAAGTCATGCGTCTGAAGAAAGACTATGACCGTGGTCTGATGGGTAACGACGAACGTTACCAAATGGTTCTTGACGAATGGACCAAGGCTCGTGAATTGATCACGACCGACATGATGGCCGCGATGGAAAGCGATACCCGTAAAGGCGACTGGTATATCAACCCCGTCTTCTTGATGAGTCACTCTGGTGCTCGGGGTGGTATCGCTCAGATTCGTCAGTTGGCCGGGATGCGTGGTCTGATGGCGAAGCCAACCGGTGAAATCATTGAGACCCCGATTAAGGCGAACTTCCGAGAAGGCCTCTCGGTACTGGAATACTTCAGTTCGACGCACGGTGCTCGTAAGGGTCTGGCCGATACCGCATTGAAGACGGCGGACAGTGGCTACCTAACACGTAAGCTTGCCGACGTTGCGCAGAACGTTGTGATCACGATGGACGACTGTAACACCACGCAGGGCATCACCAAGGGTGTTGTTTATCGCGGTGAAAAGGTCGAAGTCCGCTTGGCCGATTCGATCAATGGTCGTGTCAGTCGTAAGTCGATCGTTAACCCGGTCACCGACGAAGTCATCGTCAGCGAAAACGAGATGATCACTCCAGAGATCGCTCGTAAGATTGAACAAATGGGCTTGGAAAAACTGCAAGTCCGTTCGCCGATGACCTGCGACGCTCCGCTTGGTGTTTGCCGACGTTGCTACGGGATGGACATGTCGACCGGTGCAATGGTCGAAGAAGGCATGGCTGTCGGTATCATCGCGGCACAGTCGATCGGTGAACCCGGTACTCAGCTAACCATGCGTACCTTCCACATCGGTGGTTCGGTAAGTAAGGAAATGCAGCAGTCCGACATCAAGAGTAAGAAGTCGGGTGAGGTTCGTCTGACGCGGATCCGTGCGGTTGAGAATAAAGACGGACGCTTGGTCGTTCTTACCCGTAACGGCGAAATTGCGTTGGTCGATGATCGCGGCCGTGAATTCGAAAGCTATCCAATTCCGACCGGTTCGATCCTATTGGTCTCCGACGGCCAAAAGGTGAATCCAGGCGAAACCCTTTGCGAGTGGAACCCCTACTCGGTGCCGATCCTTTCGGAAGTTTCCGGTAAGGTGCGCTTCGAAGACATCGTCGAAGGCGAAACCGTTCGAAGTGAGCGTGAAGCGTCCGGTAAAAACCGCTTGGTCGTTGTCGATCACAAGGGTGATTTGCACCCACAGATCGTTGTCGAAGACAACACCGGAAAGGCTCTGAACGTCCAGTTCCTACCAGAGCGTGCGACCATTTCGGTTACCGACGGCCAAGAGATTGTTCCTGGTACCGTCCTCGCTGAAATCCCACGTGACAGCGGTGGTGTTTCGGATATCACCGGTGGTCTGCCTCGGGTGACCGAGATCTTTGAAGCTCGTAAGCCAAAGGATCCTGCGATCATCGCGGAGATCGACGGTGAAGTCGAAATCCTGCCTGAGAAGAAACGTGGTAAGACCACCTTGTTGGTCCGCAGCGAATCGGGCATCGAGCGTGAGCACATGATTCCAACCGGTAAGCACTTCTTGGTGCACACCGGCGACATCGTCCGTGCAGGTCAGTCGTTGGTTGACGGACCGCTGGTTCCTCACGATATCTTGCGTGTTTCGGGTGAAGAAGCCGTACAGCAGTACCTCTTGCACGAAATCCAGCAGGTCTATCAAGCTCAGAAGGTAGAGATCAACGATAAGCACTGCGAAATCATCATCGCCCGCATGTTGCGTAAGGTGAAAGTTGAATCGCCCGGCGATACCAACTTGCTTCCAGGCTTGGTGATCGACCGGTTCCAGTTCCGTCATGCCAACCAGGAATTGACCAAGTGCATGAAGGTGGCTGATGCTGGTGACAGTGATTACACCGAAGGCGTCATCATTCCGAAGGAATTGTTCGAAGAGACGAATGCCAAGATCGAAGCCCAAGGCGGCTCACCGATGAAGGGCAAACGTCCGAAGAAGGCAACCGCAAGTACTCAGTTGCTGGGTATTACCAAGGCGGCCGTTCAGTCGAACTCGTTCATCTCGGCCGCGTCGTTCCAAGAAACCACCAAGGTTCTTACCGAGGCTGCATTGGCCGGAAAGGTCGACAAGTTGGTCGGTCTGAAAGAGAACGTGATCCTTGGTCACTTGATTCCTGCGGGTACCGGTTTCCGTGTCTTCCAGGAGTCGGAAGTCAACTATCGCCCTGACGTCATTCCCGAGGACTTCGGTGCCGGAGCAACCAACTTGGTTGAGGACTTCCCGCTGCTGAACGACGGTGACGCGGCACTGGGAGCGAGCCCAATGGATAGTCCAAGTCAAATGGATCAGGACGCGACACGCTTGATGGGTGGAGCGAATCCGACCTTGGCCGACACCGGTGAGCAACCGCCAACGATCGGCGGAAGCGATTTCCCACCAATCGGCGAATAG
- the nadA gene encoding quinolinate synthase NadA: MADYKSMTSDELVARITAVRESYGDSLLILGHHYQQDEVVEHTDLRGDSYQLSQMAAESDACRTIVFCGVHFMAETADILANRPEKLTERGERVRVILPDMAAGCSMADMAAINQVEAAWQDMSEIIDTERVIPVTYINSAASLKAFCGRNGGIVCTSSNAQAVLEWAFERGDRVFFFPDQHLGRNTSLKMGITEDQMPVWDPYELELGGNDEAAIENSRVILWKGHCSVHQMFRPEHVEMFRKQHPGIKILVHPECPRNVNDIADLSGSTGYIIKAVREAAPGTKWAIGTELHLVNRLKAEHPEQEIHFLSPVVCMCATMYRIDLPHLCWSLENLRDGTPVNTIEVDEEVSKWSLVALERMLAVK; this comes from the coding sequence TTGGCTGATTACAAATCCATGACCAGTGACGAGCTGGTCGCGCGGATCACGGCGGTACGGGAATCGTATGGCGATTCTTTATTGATTCTTGGCCATCACTACCAGCAAGACGAAGTCGTTGAGCACACGGACTTACGTGGTGACAGCTATCAACTGTCGCAGATGGCTGCCGAAAGTGATGCGTGTCGCACGATCGTTTTCTGCGGCGTTCACTTCATGGCCGAGACCGCAGATATCCTGGCGAATCGTCCCGAGAAACTGACCGAGCGAGGCGAGCGAGTCCGAGTGATCCTGCCGGACATGGCAGCGGGATGTTCGATGGCGGATATGGCAGCGATCAACCAAGTCGAAGCGGCTTGGCAAGACATGTCCGAGATCATTGATACAGAACGTGTCATCCCCGTCACATACATCAACAGTGCCGCAAGCTTGAAGGCGTTCTGTGGACGCAATGGCGGAATCGTTTGTACCAGCAGCAATGCACAGGCCGTTTTGGAATGGGCATTTGAGCGTGGCGATCGAGTGTTCTTCTTTCCCGATCAGCATTTGGGACGGAACACATCCTTGAAGATGGGTATCACCGAAGATCAAATGCCCGTTTGGGATCCATACGAACTAGAACTTGGCGGGAACGACGAGGCGGCGATTGAGAACAGCCGTGTGATCCTCTGGAAAGGACACTGCAGCGTTCACCAGATGTTCCGCCCCGAGCACGTCGAGATGTTCCGAAAGCAACATCCCGGAATCAAGATCTTGGTGCACCCCGAATGTCCTCGCAACGTCAATGACATTGCGGACCTGTCAGGAAGCACTGGCTACATCATCAAGGCTGTCCGTGAAGCAGCACCCGGAACCAAGTGGGCAATCGGTACCGAATTGCACTTGGTCAATCGATTGAAAGCGGAACATCCCGAGCAGGAAATCCACTTCTTGAGTCCCGTCGTTTGTATGTGTGCGACGATGTATCGAATCGACTTGCCACACCTGTGCTGGTCCTTAGAAAACCTTCGCGATGGAACTCCGGTCAACACGATCGAAGTTGACGAAGAGGTTTCCAAATGGAGCTTGGTTGCGCTCGAACGTATGCTGGCGGTCAAATAG
- the uvrA gene encoding excinuclease ABC subunit UvrA — protein sequence MQSQTRPKTKRKSTKADSSISLRGCRVHNLKDIDLDLPRGKLIAFCGLSGSGKTSLALDTLYAEGQRCYIESFSAYTRQFLQRLDKPDCDLISGIPPAVAVTRASGSKNNRSTVATATEIADHLRLLFAKCATLHCVGCGKPVTADDPTSTAESLHTSGKRAMIGFPIWLPDRQSGGEILLGLQQDGFVRIIVGGESFHLSDSDRAQLAKKIPKKGIEIIVVVDRVSADSDLSRLTESVETAMNEGHGKAVILTELEIDGDVVRENPVAAGKFVSVDARSFEKSIVSDSRRCDDCDLDYPDPVPRLFNFNNPLGACEKCEGFGELVDFDMDLVVPDKSVSIADGAIAPWNTPAYEHELHELLALAGDYDLPTDVPFSLLTKKQLRLITEGVPERKFGGLNGFFAWLERKKYKMHVRVFASRYRSYRTCDQCDGKRFKPAALAYRIGDKSVADMLAMCASDVAAYFHETPLPKKQQEIAKEPMRQIDDRIGYLRSVGLGYLELDRPLRTLSGGETQRIALTSALGGDLVNMLYVLDEPTAGLHPVDVQALVNCVRQLCDRGNTVIVVEHNEIMIQKADHVVEIGPGAGAQGGNVVFQGSAKQLLKSKDSLTGLYLRGERGATLRSHKPREPKGTIALRGASGHNLQDVTVEFPLGILCVVTGVSGSGKSSLVQDTLLAAIQQRKLGQAAKPLPLGSITGMGQIQDCVAVDQSPISRSPRSCPVTFLKAFDPIRKVFADCPEAKARGLTASHFTFNSSKGQCPTCEGAGVQQIDMQFLADVAMQCQECRGTRFRDDILKVRYRDRTIADVLAMTAQEAYEFFRGAAKVQAKLKRMIDVGIGYLPLGQSATTLSSGEGQRLKLAAFLASASRKRTLFIMDEPTTGLHFDDLVRLVDCFDALIADGHSLLVVEHNPLLMLSADYIIDMGPGAGRDGGQIVAQGTPDQLKQNPDSRTGKVLADFCEA from the coding sequence ATGCAATCTCAAACACGTCCGAAAACAAAACGCAAATCGACAAAAGCTGATTCGAGTATCTCGCTTCGTGGCTGCCGAGTTCACAACCTAAAAGATATCGATCTAGATCTACCGCGAGGAAAGCTGATTGCCTTTTGTGGTTTATCGGGAAGCGGCAAGACATCTTTGGCCCTCGATACTTTGTACGCCGAAGGGCAACGTTGCTACATCGAAAGCTTTTCGGCCTACACGCGTCAGTTCTTACAGCGGCTTGATAAACCCGACTGCGATTTAATCAGCGGTATACCACCGGCGGTAGCTGTCACGCGGGCGAGCGGATCAAAAAACAATCGAAGTACCGTCGCAACGGCCACTGAAATTGCTGACCATCTACGGCTGTTATTTGCCAAATGTGCAACCCTGCATTGCGTTGGCTGTGGCAAGCCGGTTACCGCGGACGATCCCACCAGCACGGCCGAATCGCTTCATACCAGTGGCAAGCGAGCGATGATCGGATTTCCGATTTGGTTGCCGGATCGCCAGTCAGGCGGTGAAATCCTGTTGGGTTTACAACAGGACGGTTTCGTGCGGATCATTGTCGGCGGTGAGTCGTTCCATCTCTCCGACTCCGATCGGGCTCAGCTCGCCAAGAAGATTCCCAAAAAAGGCATCGAGATCATCGTGGTCGTCGATCGCGTTTCCGCTGATAGCGATCTCAGTCGCCTGACTGAATCTGTTGAAACGGCGATGAATGAAGGCCATGGCAAGGCCGTGATCTTGACTGAGCTCGAAATCGACGGCGATGTCGTGCGTGAGAATCCAGTCGCCGCCGGCAAGTTCGTAAGTGTCGACGCACGTTCTTTTGAAAAGTCAATCGTCAGCGATAGTCGTCGTTGCGATGACTGCGACTTGGACTATCCCGATCCTGTACCACGATTGTTCAACTTCAACAATCCGCTGGGCGCTTGTGAAAAGTGCGAAGGCTTTGGCGAGTTGGTTGACTTCGATATGGATTTGGTCGTTCCGGACAAGTCCGTTTCAATTGCTGATGGTGCGATAGCCCCGTGGAATACACCGGCTTACGAACACGAACTTCACGAGTTGCTTGCACTCGCTGGCGACTACGATTTGCCAACGGATGTGCCGTTTTCGCTGTTAACGAAGAAGCAGTTGCGGTTGATCACCGAAGGAGTGCCTGAACGCAAGTTTGGTGGATTGAATGGCTTCTTCGCGTGGCTTGAACGGAAGAAGTACAAGATGCACGTGCGAGTGTTTGCATCACGCTATCGAAGTTATCGCACATGCGATCAGTGTGATGGGAAACGCTTTAAGCCAGCGGCTTTGGCATATCGGATCGGCGATAAATCGGTCGCGGATATGTTGGCGATGTGTGCGTCTGATGTGGCGGCCTATTTCCACGAAACTCCTTTGCCGAAGAAGCAACAGGAGATTGCTAAGGAACCGATGCGGCAAATCGATGATCGCATCGGCTATCTTCGTTCGGTCGGATTGGGATACTTGGAATTGGACCGACCGCTGCGAACACTTTCTGGTGGGGAAACACAACGAATCGCGTTGACGAGTGCTCTCGGTGGCGACCTCGTCAACATGTTGTATGTATTGGATGAGCCAACAGCAGGGCTGCATCCGGTCGATGTGCAAGCTTTGGTGAACTGTGTGCGGCAGCTCTGTGACCGAGGCAACACAGTGATCGTTGTTGAGCACAACGAGATCATGATTCAGAAAGCGGACCACGTGGTCGAGATTGGGCCCGGCGCCGGTGCACAAGGCGGGAACGTGGTATTTCAGGGTTCGGCAAAGCAGCTTTTAAAGAGCAAAGACAGTCTGACTGGACTGTACTTGCGTGGTGAACGCGGAGCGACGCTTCGGTCTCACAAGCCTCGAGAACCGAAGGGTACGATCGCTCTTCGCGGTGCATCGGGGCACAACTTGCAAGACGTCACTGTCGAATTCCCGTTGGGAATTCTGTGTGTAGTCACCGGCGTCTCTGGAAGCGGCAAAAGTTCATTGGTTCAGGACACATTGCTCGCCGCGATCCAGCAACGCAAGCTGGGGCAAGCGGCAAAGCCTTTGCCACTGGGGTCGATCACCGGAATGGGCCAGATCCAGGACTGCGTTGCGGTTGATCAATCACCGATCAGCCGATCGCCACGAAGCTGTCCGGTGACGTTCTTAAAAGCGTTCGATCCGATCCGGAAGGTTTTCGCCGACTGTCCCGAAGCCAAGGCACGTGGTTTGACGGCCAGTCACTTCACATTCAACAGCAGCAAAGGGCAATGCCCAACATGTGAAGGAGCCGGTGTCCAGCAAATTGACATGCAGTTCCTTGCTGACGTTGCAATGCAGTGTCAAGAATGCCGTGGGACTCGGTTCCGCGACGATATATTGAAAGTCCGGTACCGCGATCGCACGATTGCAGACGTATTGGCGATGACCGCACAGGAGGCCTACGAGTTCTTCCGCGGTGCCGCAAAAGTGCAGGCAAAGCTGAAACGGATGATCGATGTCGGGATCGGCTACCTGCCGCTGGGACAATCCGCGACGACTTTATCCAGTGGCGAAGGCCAGCGGTTAAAGCTGGCCGCGTTCTTGGCCTCCGCAAGTCGCAAGCGAACGCTGTTCATCATGGATGAACCGACCACCGGATTGCACTTTGACGACCTTGTGCGTCTGGTGGATTGTTTCGACGCGTTGATCGCCGATGGTCACTCGCTGTTGGTTGTCGAGCATAACCCGTTGCTGATGTTGTCGGCTGACTACATCATCGATATGGGGCCCGGGGCGGGACGGGACGGTGGTCAAATCGTCGCCCAGGGAACACCGGACCAGCTAAAGCAAAATCCAGACAGTCGCACTGGAAAGGTGCTCGCTGACTTTTGCGAAGCTTGA